The Bacteroidetes bacterium SB0662_bin_6 DNA window CGAAGGGGGTTTGGTTGAAGAGGGATGAAGGCCAGCAACCCTTTTCATAATACGAGCCTACCGGGTTCGAACGACCAATACTATTCCGCTGCTCCAGTCCAGTTTTACGAACTGACAATCCGTTCGGCTCTCGATTTGCGATAACAATCGCTCTACATTGGCTTCGTGTCCATCCGGCCAGTTGTCCTGTGGCAGCATGTCGTCAATCACATAAAAACCACCGATGGACAGTGCCTTCCACACAAGGTCGAAATGCTCGTATTTTCCGGGCATTGCATCTGCAAATATCAGATCGAAAGTCTCTTCTTCCATATTCTGAAGCCATAAGCTCGCATCATCGACTATAAGAGTCAGTCGGCGATCTTCTCCCAGATGACGAAAGGCGATATCACTCACCTTTTTATCGGCGTCGACCGATATCAGTGTTGAGTACGCATCCATCCCGCTCAGCAGCCAGGCAGTCGCCAAGCCGGTTCCCGTACCTATTTCCAGAAACTGGCTGTTCGGTTTGCTCGCCGCCAGAAGTTGCAAAAGAGCCCCTGTCCGGCGTTCGGATGGCATATCGAATCCGGAGGCCATGGTATCGGCTTCGATTGCCGGCAAAGCGGCCGGAATGCGCGTTATCTCGAAATCATCCATTCAAGTTTTACATCATTGAAAAAATTCGGTCATACCCCACTGTAACTTGAGCATGGGGGCTTCCTCTGTTTCTCTGACTCGCCGCGCTGACGCTGAAGGCTTTCTCCCTCTCCGATTTCTCAACCCGCGCGGGCGCCATTCGGGACCGGGCGCTCCAGGGTCAGAAGCGCCGGTTGAAGGCCGTCCTCATAACCGACGTCGAATAGCATACCCTCCGAAATTTCTCCCATCATCTTCCTCGGCTCCAGGTTGACGATGAACAGCGCCTGTCGACCTTCGATTTCGGTTGGATCCTCGCGTTCCTGTTTCATCCCCGCGAATATCGTTCGCTTGTGGTCGCCGAAATCGACCTTGAGTCGAACGAGTTTGTCGGATCCTTCCACCTCACTGACACTCTCGATCATGCCAACGCGGGCGTCAACTTGATTGAGGACATCGATGTTGATGGTGGGCTTGACCCGCGCGGGCTTCATTTCTTCCATTCTAATCCTCTTTTTTATCGCAATCGGAGCCTTATTCCACTGTAAACGGAACGGACAATTCCGTCGTGCCCCACTGTAGTTTGAGCACGCCGCCTTCGTCCGTTTCCTCGACAAGGATGGTGAAGACCTCAACCGATTCGTCGAGGGTGGTCCGGGTCAGGTCGACGCGGCCCAGGTCCTGGTCCTCATTGTAGGTCGTGCCGCCCTGGCCCGTCTGCGTGTTGATGAGCAGGAGGCCGCCTTCTTCGGAGGGGATGGAGTAGAGCGTGTATTCGCCGGCAGGCACTTCGAGGTCGCGGACGACGAGGTTCCGGTCCGTGGTAAAGTGCGTGGCCCGGTTGGCGCCGGTCCGCCAGACTTCGCCGTAGGGCACCAGCGCGCCGAAGAGTTCGCGGCCCCGTTTCGAGGGCGTGCCGTAGTCGACCTGGATGGCCGCGCCGTGTACCGCAGTGTTGACCTCGCCCCGGCCCGACAGTGCGCCGAACGAACGGTCTTCCCGGTCCCGTGCGGCGAAAGACTCCGCCAGGCCTTCGATATCTACCGACGGTACACGTTCGACGATCAGTTTGCGTGTGGTGGCTCCGGCGTCGAGGCGGAGCAGTCGCCCCGCGTCGTCTACCCGAACGTCCATCGTGCCCCGGAAGGGATGCTGCGCAGTCATGGCGTTTTCGGAAATGCGCCGGACAATGAACTGCATGGAGCCCCGACCGGTAAAGAGGTCCTGCGCCACGCTGTCGGCGCCGGAAGCATAGGCGCGCGTCAGCATCAGTTCGAAGGGCCAGTGGATCATATCCAGAAAGGGCAGCATTCCGCCGTGCGCGGCCATGGCGCGGGTCTGCGTTTCGTCTCCCTCTGTGGCGACCACAACCAGACTATCGCCGACAAGGGTTCTCACTTCGTGACGGACAGGCGAAGCGTCGGCGGGTTCGGAAGGCGTCCGGATCGTTGCTTCGTACCGTTGCAATGCGCCGGTCTCGTCCATCTCCAGTACATAATGGCGCACGGTGGTAGTGGGGGTGCGCAGGACCACATCGGCCTCCATTCGGGCGTCCGTACGCACGAATCGCTCCACGGCGAGCGTATCGTTGCCCAGCCGGGTGACGAAGGCTGCGTTGTTCGGGTCGGCGTCCTGGGCTAAGCTGGGGAGCGCCGTACAGGACAGCAGCAGGGGGATCAGGGTGGCCAACATGGCGGCTCGGTAAGGAAGGAGCGGTGCGTTCATGGGTGGTTTTTGGGGAATTGGGTGGGTGTCAGGCGTGCGGATGCAAGCAAACCCTTGAGGGGTTGAGGAGGTTGCGTGGGGTGAGATTGGGCGTCTCCGAAACGTTCTCTTTTTGTAACATGTTTTATCTGAGTCAGGACATTCGATGTGTTCGTTAGGAACAGGCAATCCTTCATGACCAACGTAATTGCATGGTACGACGCGCATGCTGAAGAGGTAACGGCTCAGTACGAGGACGTTGCGTCGGAAGCGGTGCATGGTTGGCTGACGGATTTGCTTCCTGCCTCCTCAGCGGCTGTACTGGACATCGGCGCCGGCAGCGGGCGGGATGCGGCATGGCTGGCTGGCAAGGGATACGAAGTGGTTGCTGCCGAGCCGTCCTCGAAGATGCGGGCATTGGCGGCGCGGCAACATCCCGATTCCCGGATTCAGTGGAGCAACGACGCATT harbors:
- a CDS encoding methyltransferase domain-containing protein, coding for MDDFEITRIPAALPAIEADTMASGFDMPSERRTGALLQLLAASKPNSQFLEIGTGTGLATAWLLSGMDAYSTLISVDADKKVSDIAFRHLGEDRRLTLIVDDASLWLQNMEEETFDLIFADAMPGKYEHFDLVWKALSIGGFYVIDDMLPQDNWPDGHEANVERLLSQIESRTDCQFVKLDWSSGIVLVVRTR
- a CDS encoding tRNA-binding protein gives rise to the protein MKPARVKPTINIDVLNQVDARVGMIESVSEVEGSDKLVRLKVDFGDHKRTIFAGMKQEREDPTEIEGRQALFIVNLEPRKMMGEISEGMLFDVGYEDGLQPALLTLERPVPNGARAG
- a CDS encoding DUF2911 domain-containing protein — translated: MHRFRRNVLVLSRYLFSMRVVPCNYVGHEGLPVPNEHIECPDSDKTCYKKRTFRRRPISPHATSSTPQGFACIRTPDTHPIPQKPPMNAPLLPYRAAMLATLIPLLLSCTALPSLAQDADPNNAAFVTRLGNDTLAVERFVRTDARMEADVVLRTPTTTVRHYVLEMDETGALQRYEATIRTPSEPADASPVRHEVRTLVGDSLVVVATEGDETQTRAMAAHGGMLPFLDMIHWPFELMLTRAYASGADSVAQDLFTGRGSMQFIVRRISENAMTAQHPFRGTMDVRVDDAGRLLRLDAGATTRKLIVERVPSVDIEGLAESFAARDREDRSFGALSGRGEVNTAVHGAAIQVDYGTPSKRGRELFGALVPYGEVWRTGANRATHFTTDRNLVVRDLEVPAGEYTLYSIPSEEGGLLLINTQTGQGGTTYNEDQDLGRVDLTRTTLDESVEVFTILVEETDEGGVLKLQWGTTELSVPFTVE